In Desulfosediminicola ganghwensis, a single window of DNA contains:
- the mrcB gene encoding penicillin-binding protein 1B, with amino-acid sequence MRRKSFFVLLPLSALLACMVIGAIFSIDYLKDQNRIIRAKFEGNRWAVPAVVYARPLELYTGLQLTADVLERELLLAGYRNENPVQSAGGYFRDNNSFDIITRDFVYPTGPEPSTRIKASIKANRVSTLTTADHTENLPFIRIDPAQIGSFHPLVHEDRLILTPEDVPEILKLGLIAVEDKSYFKHQGVDPIGIARALVANIKAGRTVQGGSTLTQQLVKNFFLNHERTLERKIQEAVMALLLDYNYSKEEILTAYLNEVFLGQDGSRAIHGFGLASHFYFQRDLDNLSVAQIATLIGMIKGPSYYDPRRNPKRCINRRNTVLSVMHSDNLITQQQYEEALDAPISDITHRESGLNRFPAFLDLVQQQLKDDYDENDLKSNGLKILTTLNPQTQWTVEEQLQNSYESLSKSSGNDSLQGAAIVTGRDSGEVLALAGSVQPIDTGFNRALRAKRLVGSVLKPAIYLSAIDAGYTLASPVMDHTVEIEIDGKTWKPRNFSHREYGVVPLYKALAKSYNLATVNLGMNIGLPSVIETLHELGYDGPINEYPSLLLGAINMTPFEMSQIYQTIGSGGFYQPLRAIESVMDSNNELLTRYGLEVEQRFSPEQIFLITHAMELVMTEGTGAGYGPARKYRFAGKTGTTNDLRDSWFAGFSDNHIGVVWLGNDDNSSVKLTGSSGALRVWVDLFTQLDPNMNKPVQPADIIWKRIDNDTLEPTYYQDDGTMLPFIKGTEPQSFWQTPGHQLKKFENGARRFFDQMGNMIK; translated from the coding sequence ATGAGAAGAAAATCTTTTTTTGTCCTGCTGCCTCTGTCTGCGCTGCTTGCCTGTATGGTAATTGGCGCTATTTTTTCCATAGATTACCTCAAGGACCAGAATCGGATAATTCGAGCCAAATTCGAAGGTAACCGCTGGGCGGTGCCAGCTGTGGTCTATGCCCGGCCGCTAGAATTATATACAGGCCTGCAATTAACTGCCGATGTACTGGAGAGAGAATTACTGCTTGCCGGATATCGAAATGAAAACCCCGTGCAGAGTGCTGGTGGTTATTTCAGGGATAACAACAGTTTTGATATAATCACCAGGGATTTCGTTTACCCAACAGGCCCAGAGCCATCAACCCGGATCAAAGCCAGCATCAAGGCTAACCGTGTCAGTACACTTACCACTGCCGACCATACTGAAAATTTACCATTCATCCGGATTGATCCAGCACAGATTGGCAGCTTTCACCCTCTGGTGCATGAAGACAGGTTAATTCTCACCCCTGAAGACGTACCGGAAATACTTAAACTGGGCCTCATTGCTGTTGAAGACAAAAGTTACTTCAAACACCAAGGTGTCGATCCAATTGGTATCGCCCGGGCGCTGGTCGCCAATATCAAGGCGGGCAGAACCGTTCAAGGTGGCTCCACCCTGACCCAACAGCTGGTCAAGAATTTCTTCCTCAACCACGAGCGGACCCTTGAGCGGAAAATTCAGGAAGCGGTGATGGCGCTTTTGCTCGACTATAATTACTCAAAAGAAGAGATTCTCACCGCCTACCTGAACGAGGTTTTTCTTGGCCAGGACGGCTCACGAGCTATCCATGGCTTTGGCCTCGCCAGCCATTTCTATTTCCAGCGTGATCTTGACAATCTCTCGGTTGCCCAAATTGCCACCCTGATAGGCATGATAAAAGGGCCTTCCTACTATGATCCAAGGCGAAACCCTAAACGGTGCATAAATCGCAGGAACACCGTATTATCGGTCATGCATAGTGACAACCTTATCACTCAACAGCAATACGAAGAGGCGCTGGACGCTCCCATCTCCGATATAACCCACAGAGAAAGCGGTCTTAACCGGTTTCCTGCCTTTCTCGATCTTGTTCAGCAGCAGCTAAAAGATGATTATGATGAGAATGACCTGAAAAGTAATGGGCTGAAAATCCTCACCACCCTCAACCCCCAGACACAGTGGACAGTTGAGGAACAGTTACAGAACTCATATGAATCTCTGAGTAAAAGCAGTGGCAATGACTCGTTACAGGGAGCTGCAATAGTTACGGGTCGTGACAGCGGGGAGGTTCTTGCTCTGGCAGGCAGCGTCCAGCCAATTGATACAGGTTTCAATAGAGCCCTTCGAGCTAAACGTTTAGTCGGCTCGGTACTCAAACCAGCCATATACCTTTCTGCCATTGATGCTGGATATACCCTCGCTTCTCCCGTCATGGACCACACTGTGGAGATTGAAATTGATGGTAAAACCTGGAAGCCGAGAAACTTCAGCCATCGTGAGTATGGAGTGGTTCCTCTGTACAAGGCTCTCGCAAAATCTTATAATCTTGCAACAGTCAACCTTGGCATGAATATTGGGTTGCCGAGTGTCATTGAGACACTTCACGAGCTTGGCTATGATGGCCCCATCAATGAGTACCCATCCTTACTGCTGGGTGCCATTAACATGACACCGTTTGAAATGAGCCAGATCTACCAGACAATCGGTTCAGGAGGGTTTTATCAACCGCTCAGGGCTATCGAAAGTGTCATGGATTCAAACAATGAACTGTTGACTCGATATGGACTTGAGGTTGAGCAGAGGTTTTCGCCAGAACAGATCTTTCTGATCACCCATGCCATGGAGTTGGTGATGACTGAAGGCACCGGTGCCGGGTACGGACCTGCCCGTAAATATCGGTTTGCCGGCAAAACCGGTACCACCAACGATTTGCGTGACAGCTGGTTTGCAGGCTTTTCAGATAACCATATTGGTGTGGTCTGGCTTGGCAATGATGATAATTCTTCTGTCAAACTGACCGGTTCTTCCGGAGCATTACGGGTATGGGTCGATTTATTTACCCAGCTTGATCCAAACATGAACAAACCAGTTCAACCCGCAGATATTATATGGAAACGTATTGATAACGACACGCTTGAGCCCACATATTATCAAGATGACGGCACCATGCTCCCATTTATCAAAGGAACTGAACCTCAATCTTTCTGGCAAACACCAGGTCACCAACTTAAGAAATTTGAAAATGGCGCCCGCCGGTTTTTTGACCAGATGGGAAATATGATCAAATAA
- a CDS encoding tetratricopeptide repeat protein, with protein MKKDTCKARRAHICQIALIVLTALLLHGCSGKRVVPPYPGTPEQPQYPTSPTYPGYPTEFPGEPTQLPEDLPMEQPITVAPIAPEPTLEAPPSETGAAAALYQTARESLKKSEYKQAEMTMERALRIEPRNGYYWYTMAQIKYRQQDYSQAINLCLKSKSFAGQDLNLIEINDSLIENSRRKLVQ; from the coding sequence ATGAAAAAAGATACCTGCAAAGCCCGTCGCGCACACATCTGCCAGATCGCCCTGATCGTTCTGACTGCGTTATTGCTCCACGGATGTTCCGGTAAAAGGGTCGTTCCGCCCTACCCCGGTACGCCTGAACAGCCGCAATACCCGACAAGCCCGACCTATCCCGGCTATCCTACCGAGTTCCCCGGTGAGCCTACCCAATTACCGGAAGATCTCCCAATGGAGCAACCCATAACAGTGGCGCCCATTGCCCCGGAACCTACCCTCGAGGCCCCACCCTCAGAGACCGGAGCTGCAGCCGCTCTTTACCAGACTGCACGCGAATCATTAAAAAAATCGGAATACAAGCAAGCCGAGATGACAATGGAACGTGCCTTGAGAATCGAGCCGAGAAACGGCTACTACTGGTACACTATGGCCCAGATAAAATACCGCCAGCAGGACTACTCCCAGGCCATAAACCTTTGTCTTAAATCGAAAAGTTTTGCCGGTCAGGACCTGAACCTGATTGAAATCAATGATTCACTGATAGAGAATTCGCGACGAAAACTGGTTCAGTAA